A stretch of Eleutherodactylus coqui strain aEleCoq1 chromosome 2, aEleCoq1.hap1, whole genome shotgun sequence DNA encodes these proteins:
- the LOC136612284 gene encoding uncharacterized protein isoform X2, with protein sequence MPINCLKGWQGSMFGVYSDVLLKDKSENITCNGTEGKEKFVWYKYDAEFLFNYATDNKTFAPPSDGGIFTCDKKNTGKGTQIAVNCTTQNIIIIPAITGNYDGVPKNITKSIGQNVSFQTQFFENISYTLLWIVKRQSVSKCIYSVTQSIAITSVETSLNPLCCSSDGIKDEERIKFRNLTALHKPNQTVALDLVNLTSSVSGEYTCIKLSCDQTKWKWNILRKFSLEVTGGEGSICGTEASNISCSGNTCTTEINAYGEGKKGSPFYIIAGSIGGFIAVVAGLLLTIFCIKNRGKQKKLNRSSPAGVPDDYECMPYAVSERKEKSNNMYSLAQYPVPTTDAEYCEVQLTDLALPSAHTSKSDMKANIVPDAEYAEVMKKEPLNENDACHAYSVVNLNKKENS encoded by the exons ATGCCAATCAACTGTCTGAAGGGATGGCAGGGCTCAATGTTTGGAG TATACTCAGATGTCCTGCTTAAAGACAAGTCAGAGAACATTACTTGTAATGGGACTGAAGGAAAAGAGAAATTTGTATGGTACAAATACGATGCTGAATTCCTATTTAACTATGCTACTGATAACAAAACGTTTGCACCTCCATCTGATGGCGGAATATTTACTTGTGATAAAAAGAACACTGGAAAAGGAACGCAAATAGCTGTGAACTGTACAACCCAGAATATAATCATTATCCCAGCAATTACAG gaaactaTGACGGTGTgccaaaaaatattacaaaaagcatTGGGCAAAATGTTAGCTTTCAAACTCAGTTTTTCGAAAACATCTCATACACTTTGTTGTGGATAGTTAAGCGACAAAGTGTTTCTAAGTGTATATATTCAGTAACACAATCAATTGCAATTACGAGCGTTGAAACTTCATTGAATCCACTGTGCTGTTCTAGTGATGGCATAAAGGATGAAGAAAGAATTAAGTTTAGGAATCTAACAGCCCTACATAAGCCCAATCAGACTGTTGCTCTGGACCTCGTTAATCTTACATCCTCAGTCAGTGGAGAATATACATGTATCAAACTTTCTTGTGATCAAACAAAGTGGAAATGGAATATCTTACGTAAATTCTCACTTGAAGTAACTGGGGGAGAAG GATCAATCTGTGGCACTGAAGCAAGCAACATATCTTGTAGTGGAAACACTTGTACAACAGAAATAAATGCCTATGGAGAGGGCAAGAAAG GAAGTCCCTTCTATATAATTGCCGGATCTATTGGAGGGTTTATTGCAGTTGTTGCTGGTTTATTACTGACTATTTTTTGCATCAAAAACAGAG GCAAACAGAAGAAGTTAAATagaag TTCTCCTGCAGGCGTTCCAGATGACTATGAAT GTATGCCCTATGCAGTGAGTGAGCGGAAGGAAAAGTCCAACAATATGTATTCACTGGCACAATACCCAGTGCCAACAACGGATGCTGAATATTGTGAAGTCCAGCTCACAGATTTGGCTTTACCTAGTGCTCATACTTCTAAATCTGATATGAAAGCAAATATTGTTCCCGATGCAGAGTATGCAGAAGTAATGAAGAAAGAACCACTTAATGAAAATGATGCATGCCATGCCTACTCGGTGGTAAACCTAAATAAAAAGGAGAACTCAT AA
- the LOC136612284 gene encoding uncharacterized protein isoform X1: MTVVREDLIITLLLYLLTSQGKVYSDVLLKDKSENITCNGTEGKEKFVWYKYDAEFLFNYATDNKTFAPPSDGGIFTCDKKNTGKGTQIAVNCTTQNIIIIPAITGNYDGVPKNITKSIGQNVSFQTQFFENISYTLLWIVKRQSVSKCIYSVTQSIAITSVETSLNPLCCSSDGIKDEERIKFRNLTALHKPNQTVALDLVNLTSSVSGEYTCIKLSCDQTKWKWNILRKFSLEVTGGEGSICGTEASNISCSGNTCTTEINAYGEGKKGSPFYIIAGSIGGFIAVVAGLLLTIFCIKNRGKQKKLNRSSPAGVPDDYECMPYAVSERKEKSNNMYSLAQYPVPTTDAEYCEVQLTDLALPSAHTSKSDMKANIVPDAEYAEVMKKEPLNENDACHAYSVVNLNKKENS; encoded by the exons ATGACTGTTGTGAGGGAAGACCTAATTATTACTCTGCTACTTTATTTACTAACATCTCAAGGAAAAG TATACTCAGATGTCCTGCTTAAAGACAAGTCAGAGAACATTACTTGTAATGGGACTGAAGGAAAAGAGAAATTTGTATGGTACAAATACGATGCTGAATTCCTATTTAACTATGCTACTGATAACAAAACGTTTGCACCTCCATCTGATGGCGGAATATTTACTTGTGATAAAAAGAACACTGGAAAAGGAACGCAAATAGCTGTGAACTGTACAACCCAGAATATAATCATTATCCCAGCAATTACAG gaaactaTGACGGTGTgccaaaaaatattacaaaaagcatTGGGCAAAATGTTAGCTTTCAAACTCAGTTTTTCGAAAACATCTCATACACTTTGTTGTGGATAGTTAAGCGACAAAGTGTTTCTAAGTGTATATATTCAGTAACACAATCAATTGCAATTACGAGCGTTGAAACTTCATTGAATCCACTGTGCTGTTCTAGTGATGGCATAAAGGATGAAGAAAGAATTAAGTTTAGGAATCTAACAGCCCTACATAAGCCCAATCAGACTGTTGCTCTGGACCTCGTTAATCTTACATCCTCAGTCAGTGGAGAATATACATGTATCAAACTTTCTTGTGATCAAACAAAGTGGAAATGGAATATCTTACGTAAATTCTCACTTGAAGTAACTGGGGGAGAAG GATCAATCTGTGGCACTGAAGCAAGCAACATATCTTGTAGTGGAAACACTTGTACAACAGAAATAAATGCCTATGGAGAGGGCAAGAAAG GAAGTCCCTTCTATATAATTGCCGGATCTATTGGAGGGTTTATTGCAGTTGTTGCTGGTTTATTACTGACTATTTTTTGCATCAAAAACAGAG GCAAACAGAAGAAGTTAAATagaag TTCTCCTGCAGGCGTTCCAGATGACTATGAAT GTATGCCCTATGCAGTGAGTGAGCGGAAGGAAAAGTCCAACAATATGTATTCACTGGCACAATACCCAGTGCCAACAACGGATGCTGAATATTGTGAAGTCCAGCTCACAGATTTGGCTTTACCTAGTGCTCATACTTCTAAATCTGATATGAAAGCAAATATTGTTCCCGATGCAGAGTATGCAGAAGTAATGAAGAAAGAACCACTTAATGAAAATGATGCATGCCATGCCTACTCGGTGGTAAACCTAAATAAAAAGGAGAACTCAT AA
- the LOC136612284 gene encoding uncharacterized protein isoform X3, which produces MTVVREDLIITLLLYLLTSQGKVYSDVLLKDKSENITCNGTEGKEKFVWYKYDAEFLFNYATDNKTFAPPSDGGIFTCDKKNTGKGTQIAVNCTTQNIIIIPAITGNYDGVPKNITKSIGQNVSFQTQFFENISYTLLWIVKRQSVSKCIYSVTQSIAITSVETSLNPLCCSSDGIKDEERIKFRNLTALHKPNQTVALDLVNLTSSVSGEYTCIKLSCDQTKWKWNILRKFSLEVTGGEGSPFYIIAGSIGGFIAVVAGLLLTIFCIKNRGKQKKLNRSSPAGVPDDYECMPYAVSERKEKSNNMYSLAQYPVPTTDAEYCEVQLTDLALPSAHTSKSDMKANIVPDAEYAEVMKKEPLNENDACHAYSVVNLNKKENS; this is translated from the exons ATGACTGTTGTGAGGGAAGACCTAATTATTACTCTGCTACTTTATTTACTAACATCTCAAGGAAAAG TATACTCAGATGTCCTGCTTAAAGACAAGTCAGAGAACATTACTTGTAATGGGACTGAAGGAAAAGAGAAATTTGTATGGTACAAATACGATGCTGAATTCCTATTTAACTATGCTACTGATAACAAAACGTTTGCACCTCCATCTGATGGCGGAATATTTACTTGTGATAAAAAGAACACTGGAAAAGGAACGCAAATAGCTGTGAACTGTACAACCCAGAATATAATCATTATCCCAGCAATTACAG gaaactaTGACGGTGTgccaaaaaatattacaaaaagcatTGGGCAAAATGTTAGCTTTCAAACTCAGTTTTTCGAAAACATCTCATACACTTTGTTGTGGATAGTTAAGCGACAAAGTGTTTCTAAGTGTATATATTCAGTAACACAATCAATTGCAATTACGAGCGTTGAAACTTCATTGAATCCACTGTGCTGTTCTAGTGATGGCATAAAGGATGAAGAAAGAATTAAGTTTAGGAATCTAACAGCCCTACATAAGCCCAATCAGACTGTTGCTCTGGACCTCGTTAATCTTACATCCTCAGTCAGTGGAGAATATACATGTATCAAACTTTCTTGTGATCAAACAAAGTGGAAATGGAATATCTTACGTAAATTCTCACTTGAAGTAACTGGGGGAGAAG GAAGTCCCTTCTATATAATTGCCGGATCTATTGGAGGGTTTATTGCAGTTGTTGCTGGTTTATTACTGACTATTTTTTGCATCAAAAACAGAG GCAAACAGAAGAAGTTAAATagaag TTCTCCTGCAGGCGTTCCAGATGACTATGAAT GTATGCCCTATGCAGTGAGTGAGCGGAAGGAAAAGTCCAACAATATGTATTCACTGGCACAATACCCAGTGCCAACAACGGATGCTGAATATTGTGAAGTCCAGCTCACAGATTTGGCTTTACCTAGTGCTCATACTTCTAAATCTGATATGAAAGCAAATATTGTTCCCGATGCAGAGTATGCAGAAGTAATGAAGAAAGAACCACTTAATGAAAATGATGCATGCCATGCCTACTCGGTGGTAAACCTAAATAAAAAGGAGAACTCAT AA